The DNA sequence aatcgccagtatttcagcatgattagaggatgttgcagcaatcgtctgtttcgtggacctccaagatatagctgtaccaccatatgtgaacaggtatcctgtttgagatctccctttatgcggatcagacaagtatccagcatctgcatagccaactagttgtgacttggatccatatggataaaacaatcccatatcaactgtcccatgaagatatcgaaagatttgtttgattccactccaatgtcttctggttggagaggaactatatcttgctagtaaattcacagcaaatgatatatcgggtcgcgtattattagcaagatacattagtgctccaatggcactaagatatggtacttcaggactaaggatatcctcattttcttctttaggacggaattgatcctttttcacatccaaagatcttacgatcattggggtacttaatggatgtgacttatctatataaaatctctttaagatcttttctgtgtatgttgtttgatgaataaagatcccgtcttttatatgctcgatctgcaggccgagacaaaatttagtctttccaagatctttcatctcaaactcttcttttagagtttttataattgttggaatctcttcaggagtcccaatgatatttaaatcatcaacgtacacagcaattataatgaacccagatgtagttttctttatgaaaacacatgggcagatgtcatcattcttgaaaccgttttttggccagatactcagtaagacgattataccacattcgtccagattgctttagaccatataaagatctttgcaatttgactgagtataacccttgcgaatattccttggatggtttagatatctttagtccttcagggacgttcatatagatatcccgatctaatgatatgcagataaactgaccaaataacgcaatgttatcgcatccactacaggggaatacgtttcttcataatctataccgggcctttgtgaaaaaccttgtgccacaagtcgggctttatagcgcacaacttcatttttctcatttcgttttctcacaaatacccatttgtatccaacaggttttatatctgcaggtgtacggactacaggtccaaagacttcacgttttgcaagtgagtctaattcagccttcatggctgcttcccattttggccaataatttctttgtcgacattcttcaactgatcttggctcaagatccttattttcatgcatgatattcaatgccacattatatgcaaatatttcattgacaattgtcttatttcggtcccatttctctcctgtaaagacataatttatcgagatctcgtcattttcacaattttcaggtacctgaatgtcttctggcgttaatattatatcagaattttggacaactgcaggtgtctctactatgtctttttcaacaggaatattatttacctcttttctcttttgagaatttttgtctttagaaccgacaggcctgccacgcttctggcgtgaatttgcttcagtggctacttgtcctactgggacataaATTCGAAtgggggcattttctgctggtatataagatttggtaatcctctttgtatcggaaaatgcatcaagcaattcatttgctactctttgcaaatgtataatcttttgaacttccagttcacattgccctgatcgaggatctaaatgcatcaacgatgatgcattccagttaagttccttttcaggaagcttattctctccccctaatgttggaaattttgattcatcaaaatgacaatccgcaaaccgggctttaaatacatctccagtttgtatctcaagatacctcactatagaaggagaatatatccaacatatattcccaattttctttggggtcccattttggtgcgattaggtggtgcaatgggaacatatatcgcacacccaaatattcttaaatgggaaacatttggctgctggccaaaagctaattgcataggagagaactgatgataactcgttggactcaaacgaataagtgctgcggcatgtaaaacagcatgcccccaaaccgaggttgggagatttgttctcataagtaagggtctagcaattaattggagtcGTTTAATAAGTGACTCTGCTAACcgattttgtgtgtgaacataagctactggatgttcaacacttattccattagccatacaataagcatcaaaagcttgggaagtaaattcacaagcattatcaagacgaattgctttgattggattttctgaaaattgtgtttttaatcgaataatttgagccagtaatctcgcaaacgccaggttgcgagaagataataagcatacatgtgaccatctcgaagatgcgtctatcaggaccataaaatatctaaaagatccacatggtggatgaataggtccacatatatcaccttgaatcctttctaggaattcaggggactcaaatccaatctttattggtgatggctttaaaattaactttcactagttttaagaatcttctggttctttagtgaatgtccatgagagttttcaataattctcctcatcatggttgttcccagatgacccaatcggtcgttccaagttatgaattcatttgggctagtaaacttctggtttacagtgacatgtgattcaattgcactaatcttggtataatacaacccagatgaaagtgagggtaatttttctaatataactttcttatttgaatcatgagttgcgATACACAAATACTCATGATcttcctcattcattgtctcaacatgatatccatttcggcgaatatctttgaaactcaacaagttcctcagagacttggtagataatagtgcattattttttataaattttgttcctccaggaaacaaaattatagctcttccggagccttcaatcacattgcctgagccaataatagtattaacatattcctcttttggcacaagatgggtaaaatatatatcacttttgagaatagtgtgcgaacttgcactatctgcaaggcatacatcttcattacatatccttgctattttcttcaaaaacaaataataataaaatgagtagtatgcacagttaaattgaatacttgattagaattatttttctaagaaacactgtacataaaataatgtcatatactaaaattttattttaaaacataacacatttaatgatttcaaaattcataaacattaatatttcattatttatgtacatcacatttgaaacttaaatacatagaaaataaaacttaacaataagttctttacattatttatttacatagatacttcacaatcccacatattaaactattccatcattgatcaaatgaccaatatttccttcaggatcctcaaagaaatcagatacatcataatgagtggtggagttttcagcctcatttgaaacaaaatttgtttccttttctttgtcgttctttttcaaagatgcctggtaaagatcgactaggtgccttggggtacgacaggtacgagaCCAATGgctctttccaccacaacggaaatatttctcctcggttgatttattctgcccgatattcctttctttatcccactttctggtgagatcctctcttttgaacataattctttttccttccataatttttcttgttattaaaagcttgccatttacctcttctggggtaatgatttgccgcatttacttcaggaaatggggcggcgccagctgggcgcgcttcatgatttttcaataacaactcattgttgcgttcggcaacaagaaggcaagaaattaactcagaatattttttaaactctttctctcgatactgctgctgtaggaacacattcgaggcatggaaggttgagaaagttttctccaacatatcatgatcagttatttttttcccacacaatttcattcatgaggtgattcgaaacattgcagaattatattcatttatagatttaaaatcttgtaaacgcaaatgtgtccattcatatcgggcctgaggaagtatcaccgttttctgatgattatacctttcttcaaggtctttccaaagatctgcaggatcttttaatgtaagatattcatttttcaatccttcgtcaagatgacgacggagaaaaatcatggctttagctttatccttctgagatgcattattttcagctttaatggtatctccaagatccattgaatcaagatggattttagcatctagtatccatgataaataattgtttccagatatatcaagagcattgaattcaagatgagagagattcgacataatgaaaatattacctgagtcttcctaaagatttgatcagagtctcgtgctgataacgtgttgtaaaataaataaaagatatgtaaaataaagatatataaatagaagactctagtattaaaataattagctcaataataatttatatatataataataatattatatgttgtaatgtgtatatatatacaaagatagaaagaagtattaaaaaataaagagagggagaattgcatatgtttattgttactatctcaatataataaagatgattaatattgctattaatattatatgtaaagagtaatagaaaagagaatttaaaatactaataaaataaaagaagagaagaaattgtagtagaaatataaaaaGAGGAGTATTTGATTGTAACATAAAGAGAGAATTGatctttattttgtattattgtgTATGTTACGTAAAGGCTATGAAACCTTAGTTATAGTAGTACAAAATCAACCTTCATTAAAGATTGGTCTTCAAATTTCTTCCTTGAAAATAAATCTCTTTGCGTGGGAAAGATTATTAACCGCCCAATTGATAAATGGGCATTCATTTCATGTTTATCCCAATATTATTTACATTTCTAATTTCTAAACAACAAAAATTTCAGATATACTCAACAAAATACAATGTATAttatgatgaaaagaaaaaatagtcgAGATGAAGATTCACTTTAGTAGAATAGTTAGATACTTATTTAGGAAAATatatcattttctttttattaatattttaaaataaattatacagtcttttcattctcttcaaaCAAAAATTTCTTCATCATAAAATTATCATAATACAATTATTATTTGTTAATACGTtttcttctcttattttttttcttcttctttcttggacATTCTGTTGAATTGTCCTATTTGTGTGACAAAcacattttaaaaagaaaattaatcaaagagaaaaacacattCAACATGTGTATCTTTGTATTTAACtatatattaacaaaatataaaaatattgtttGGACATATTTAAACACATCCACATAAAATTACATGTCAatgtgtcaaaatttatttttgatatatattcttaaaagtgtataattaatataaaatatcacgatattattataatttatctaaaaattatatatattgtattgACATTTaacaaaagtttaaaatttatgtattgtGCCGTATTCCATATTTATGAAAAGTTCTATGTTTTATAGCTTAAGCACGTTCAGGGACGGATATACGGGGGCGATTAGAGGCTTCGCCcccaactttttaaaaaaaatttaataatagtaagttattaagtatgatttaattatttaaaaaatttatttaatatttagtctagtataaataagggtaaagtatactttttgtttctgaagtttaacaaaagttttaaaaatattcctaagttttattgtttcaattttgtcccaaaaattttcgatttgcataaAAAATATCTCTCTGAcggttaatttttcaaaaaatttaagaccgattcaacaacaatttcataagaacaacccttcaactcaagcaaatcaaacataattttcatgcattattgttagattggtcttaaattttttaaaaatttagccgtcgaggatatatttgatgcaaattgaaaacttttgggacaaaattaaaacaaaataaaacttaggggtatttttgaaacttttgtcaaactttaggaacaaaaagtatactttatcctATAAATAATAGTTTAGTCTaacctaaatattaatgatttctaatatctaaaaagtaagtaacaacattaaaaaatatgaataagatattattactaatatttttaattaaataaaattttttaaatcccacaaagtattttttttcttgtgatcgtctttttttatcatttggtattaattctctctgtttcaacTACTACAACTGGAAGATCTTTTTtagctatgaatattgtgaagaatgactcagaaataaaacaaaaaatgaatttcttgtcaattgtcttttaattatatttaaaaaaattgctgAAAATTTTGATATAGATTCTATTACCGATGAATTTTATAATACCAAGAATCGactacttcattagtaaaaagtatacacatattttttgcactttaaaatatattctttatcggtatatttttgtaatacattttacattatataattttttgcataattttttaatattatatatgtcatTGGCCTCCCAATAATAATATTTCTAGATCCGTCTCTGAGcacgtttctttttttttttcatctcttcttcacGTCTTGtgttatttaacaaaatttttatattatttttctaaaaatttatatgtTAGTTTTCAGACATTTCTATGTTATATTCgatgaatttgatttttatatgaattagattagtttgaaaaaaattaacatcaacttattaaaatttgattgaagACTTAGATGCAAAAATATTTGTTCATTCaacatttttcttaaataaaatagtCAAAAGAATGAACTACTTATGAATGTTGCAAGTTTGCCAAAGGAAAAATTAAGTTCTTTGTCTCTTCTAAATCGGTttctcattttaaaaatataatagtagaaactttttaaattttgtctgTATtgaatgtatttaaaatatataaaactttTTTTCAAAGAATATGaatcaaatattttcttttataatactCTTGTCCATATCTAGGCCTTATAAAGCCCAGTCCATACCGTTTTTGCATGTAGGCTACGTTCATTATTAGGCCCTATGAAGATTGGCCCAAGGGTGACAAATTTACCACAAAAGGGCTGGTTCACCTGGGTCAGACTAACCTAGATACAGGTTTCTGAAATCCATACCCGACCTAACGTGCGGAGCAAACTAAGCGCTTTTTTCACTATTTCGGTTACCACCTCTAGTAGTAACCACTCTGAATTTGAGGAGGCTAACTTCCCACGCTATAAAAAAGTAACTGCCCATGATCTTTAGGGGTCACTTCCAAGTTCCAAAGAATGACTCAGTGTAACATTTGTACTTTATAAACACCTCCTTCACATAGGtatttttttcaatccaaattcACCTTGGATTCACTAAAAACTTCGGAAGAACTCTTAAAACACATATTAGTGAATTCAAACATATGTcccctttttttattaaaaagaaaaactaaactaaacataaataaaacaaagTCATAGTAAAAGCAAAATAATAAGAGATGATGAAAACAATAGGTCAACAGTCCCATGGACAGCACAACTAGAATTATCCGCCTGAATCTCATGTGAAGCAATTAAGTTCGTTTGAAAAAATAGTACAGCACTAATAACTTCACCTGTTTCATTAGTTACTTCTTGATGCTTAACAGTCATTTATAAAATCCAAGTTTTAGGCAGCAATGTATGGTCCCCTAATCCAAGCAATCTATGACTCTGTGAATTGTACTCATAGATTTCCTTTTAGAAGATGCataactatttatttaatttaaaatatctttttgaaaaatatgtaataaataaatagttgTGTATATAATTTATGAAATGTGAAGCACGCATAAATCATGCTAACGAAGCACAGAAGAATATTTCCCTAATCCACTCTAGGAGCCTCACATAGTCAGagtgagaagaaaagaaaagaagggaaaagaaagaaagtgcaccCACCACCGGTTTATCCTAGTAAGCGATGAGTGAAGGTGACATAACGTGCAACCTATAACAACATCCAAACGCTTCTGAATCACAAAAACAAAAAGCCTTGCAACCCAAATATGGCATGCCACTGACATACATTGAGATATCTCAATTTGTGTTCGAGCTGCCAATCTCTGATACCGTATGCTTATACAGTATACTATACAAGAACAacgaatatatatacatatatgcagcagaagagaagagaagagaaatagtTAGCTAAGTGAGTGAGTGATGTTTCCCCCTGTCGATATCAACGACATAAGAGAGAAGCTCTCCTACCAGTTTCGCCCTTTGCAACGGTCCTTCCAATTCTGGGTTCGAGCCATTGATATCTACACTGGTTAcaaggtctctctctctctctctctctctctctctctctctctctctctctctctctctctctctctctctctctgtagcGTAGTCTACTTGTTTATTCATTGAATTGCGAGTGGTTTTGAATTGGTAGGTGTTTCAAGTGAGAGTGAATTTCGAGAGGGATGTGCAGAAGCGAGAAGCATTGTGGGAAAGGCAGCACGAGCTCGCTGCTGACAAGGTTTACGCCATGTGTGCCGACCTCGGTGGTTTCTTCCTCAAGGTTTTCTTTCCCCTTTCAGattattttctcaatcacattttaGTTACTGTGAATAGTTGTATTTTAGTTTGGATTTCGCATTTTTGTTCAATTGGTTTACATTGTCCTTGGAAAAATTATGGACCAGCTTTGAATTTTTGGCTTACTTTTATGACTTGCATTTTCAGCTGGTGTTTTTAAGTTTCGATTATGATTGGTGTGCTCATGATGTTGTATCTTTGATTTGAACATAACATTGTGGAACAGATCGCACAAATTTTAGGGAAGCCTGACCTAGCCCCGGCTGCGTGGGTGAGAAGGCTTGTCACGCTGTGTGATCAGGCTCCTGCGACCCCATTTCAAACTGTAAAGTTGATACTGGAGAATGAGCTAGGACAGGGTATTGACGATGTGTTTGATAGATTTGATATGGAACCCCTTGGTTCTGCTTCGATTGCTCAGGTCGGTGTGAAATTTCTGTTCTGCTGTCTCAGCAATGCCCTCAAGAACACATGCTTATGCTTCTGATTGTGCTGATATGATATATTAGGATATCAGTAACGGATTGTTATTTATGATCCTATCAACATTTCTTAGATTTTTCCTTGATACTTGCTCTTAAGTTACTCGTGCATGTTTTATGTTGAATCACTGTTTTATCTTGGAATTTAAAGAAGTCCTGTTGCGTGctatttcttaaaaattttccctCTTACGCATGTTTATTCTTTAAGGGTGGGCCTTAGAGTAATGTTATGGTTGTTATGCCAAAGCAATtcattctgtttggtgataactCGGAATAAGTATATTTTGACAGACCTATATTCTTATGAACATTCAGTACCATGTTTCTGACAAATCCATTTTTCTCATACAAGGTTCATAAAGCAAGACTGAGAGGGGATAAAAGTGATGTTGTTGTCAAGGTAATTGAGGTTGATAAGTGATTAGTCTTGTGACCTCATGACACCACTAAACTTCTGATTCTGATTTCTTTAGCATATAATAGGTtcaacatcctggcgttcaggATCTGATGATGACAGATCTCCGTAACTTGCAAGCTTTCGCTCTGTACATGCAAAAGACAGATATCAAATTTGATCTATATTCGGTGACAAAGGAAATGGAAAAACAGGTGCCCGTTATTTGCTTGCTAGATTTGTTCGTTAGCTTTATTATACTACATGGATTATTTGATAATTAATGCATGCCTTTTTTCCCCTATTTTGTTTTATTGGTTTGTTAATTAGTAGGATTCTTATCAAAGGACAGAACTTACTCGCATTTTTCCCCAGTTGCCGATTAAATAGAAGTTCCTATTAAGAATAAACTTTATTAGGTACTTTTATTATATAGAAAGCGATTGATGGATGGGTTGTGTATGCAATTCATAATAGAAACATGCTGGGGAGTATATTATATAATCGAGTGGTTAGGAAGTTTCTGTCATATCTGACTTCATGCAGCTTATTTGTTTCTTGTACTCTTATGAGTCATGTATCAGCAACTTTTATCGGAATACAATATATTATCACTCTCACAAGTAGCATTTTGTGATTAAATCTCGACTGAGTGTTTATGCCAGAGTGAAGTTCGTTGAACTGTTGACAACTTCttgaacttaaatctgacataacttggttaaaaatattagTTGCATAGTGTTACTAATGAGATTTATGAACGAAAAACCAGTGCAGTATTTAGCTGGATCTTATTTGTTTTTGCTGCATATATTAACAAAGGATACATATTACTTCTCATTAGAAATCTTTGCAAGCTTCTCTTCAGTTAACACGTAAATTTTTTGTagaccactttttttttttttttttatgtagttTCTTTATCTCACTTGTAATAACTCAGTGATGTTAATGTTAAGGTTCTTCCTACAACCTACTATGACTTGTTCTAATGAAAATATGTGACATTCTAGATTGGCTATGAATTTGATTTCAAGAGGGAAGCTGCTGCGATGGAATGTATTAGAAAGTTCTTGTATCAAAATAACAGAAGGGCTCCTGTTTTGGTTCCACGGGTAATACGAGATATGGTTACTAGGTATGTTATGCAGCAAAAAGGATTTTTGATAATCTGCTTCGAAATATTAATAATGAACTAGATTGGTAACTTATTGTATTATTTTGAAGAGATGTCACCCGTATATTGTTTTCAAATGTCTTGGTGCTTGCAGCATTAACTTATGTTATCTAATAAAATGAGTTTTTGAGGTAAACTAGCTTTTCTGATTGGATAAATTAAGTAATATTATGTAGACAAAACCCTATGTATTATTCACAGCACTTTCCTGCACCCTATATAGTTCTAACTGCCTCATTCCCTTTGCTAACTTAGCTGTGTTGTTCACAAATATTATCCTCCCACTATTCCTTATTGCTATCTGTCTATTTCTCCATTTTCCCTTTCTTGCTGCACTATGATATTGGTAACATAGGTTTCTTACacattaacaataaaataatctAAGAGTTTGAATGTTAGAGCACTAGTATTTTGTGCATATAGTTGTGAGGATTGTGCTTTGAGAATCAAGCACAGTAAATTTTATGGTTGCTATACCATGCATGGTATGTTATGAAATGCCTCTTTGTTGTTAAAAACTAGGATGAAGTGAAAAGAACGACGAACATAAGAAATCCCGTATGGCAAAATAGTTGCTGTTACATATTTGATAATCTTCAAATGACCAAGAAAGCTATGATCCATGCGTATTTTGTTAGTGTTAACTTCTTTTGGTTATGTTATGCTTCCTTGATTGTACAGGAGGGTACTGGTGATGGAGTTTATTGATGGGATTCCAATAATGAACCTTGGTGATGAAATAGCAAAGAGAGGCATAAACCCTCGTGGTagggcagcagcagcagcaaagcAGTAAGCTTCTCAGCTATCCTATATGAATCTACTATATCACAATATTGCCTTAAATAATACTTATATATAACCTAAATTCTGAATTTTGATATTCTTGTCACTTGTTCAACTTCGAATATATTTCATTCATGTCCATAATTTTTGGGAGGATATAGATGAGAGAATCAGGAGCATAGAGGGGATGGTGAAGTTTTAATAAATAGGAACATTAGCTCTTCTTCTTAGAGATTCTGAATGTGGATAATTCTTCATTCTGATGCACGTAGTTCTATGCATATCACACTATTAACTATGCTGTAAAAGTGCAGGAAGATTCTTCAAAGCTTGACTCTAGCTTATGGTCAAATGATATTGAAAAGTGGATTCTTCCATGCAGATCCTCACCCAGGAAATATCCTGATTTGTAAAGGATCAGAGGCAAGTCAGCtgccatatatgtatatatattcttgTATGTTCTTAAATGTTTCTTTATCTAAATATGCTCATATCTTTGAAATGTGATCTTTCTAGTTAAAATAGTCACTTTCTTTCATTAAGTAAAAACTCAACCAATTCGACCTTCATCAAGATATTAAATATGGAAATGACTTCTGTATGATATTGAAAATTAGTTTCAAAACTTGATGCCctaatataaatttatatcttGTAAATTCCCTAATGTTTGCATTTCCTGTAGTCAGGTTGGCTTGCTGGACTATGGGCAGGTGAAGGATCTCCCAGAACCATTGAGGCTTGGTTATGCTAATCTAGTTCTTGCAATTGCTGATGGTGACCAATTGAGAGCTGCAAAAAGCTATAGGTATTGAAGTATATATTTAAGTCTCGTCTACTGTTGTTTGttgaaaataagaacaaatgaACACAAGATAATGAGTTTGATAAGCCTTGATATGTGGAGTATGAAGCACAAAAGTGAGATAGATAAGATAGGGGGAAAGGAAGTCTAAAGTAATTAATTCTTTGTTAGTAAAATCAGATTTGATGACCCTAACTAGTCTTTTTATTGAGAAAATTTCTAAATTTGTCATCATGCAAAGTTAAAAGAAACTGTCACTTGAATCTCAATTTAGCTCAACAAAATTGGTAGATTTTTATCACAACATCATGTCCATGACATTTTATATGCTTTGGCACATACAGAGATCATTGTAGGACAGATGTCTCTTTTTAAGTTAACTTCCTGATTTTGAAATGAAAATGTCAACAATTtatgttatgttcaattttgtagATCTAAATACTCGTTTTAATATTACTTTATAGGGAGCTTGGTATAGAAACCATTAGCAATTGTGAAAATGAGCAACAAGAATTGTTTAGACTAGCAACGACGATGTTTGATACAAAATTGCCTCCTGGGGTCACAATGCTGCAACCTTTCTCAGAGGAGTCTTCAATAAAGAAAATCGGGGTTCAAGTATGTTTTCGAGTCcaaatatttatttgtttgttcctCCTTATGTATTAGTAAGAATGCTACTAAATTCGTGTGTTAAGATGCTTTTATTGTGAGAAACAATTTGGTTTTATTAATCAGGGTAAGGTCACTGTATAACATGTCAGATAATTTGATTACACTAGTCTAAGGAGAGATGAAGTGTTAGAAGCCGGATTTAGAGCCATTAGTTTGAGATGCAGCAGGTGTCagttattgataaaaataaaacttaattcCAGGATAACTAAAGTTTAAAGGGAAAATGGGGGCAAATTTTAATGGGTTTTAGGCAGGACCAAAAACTCCTGGTTGGCTAGCTCCtcgcatgatgagtcttttttcCTTTATATAGATCATAATGTCATATCTTTGAATGTTACACTATGTACGAGATGGAAAATTCCAATCCTTTTATAATGTTGGTGGCAAAATCTTTTTCAGTTTTTAGTTCCTGGTCGTTAAATTTGGGAGAATATGTTTTCAGCTTTTATTGTAACAGAACAAGGTGGAGATAACTTCTTAATATTCTATGCTTC is a window from the Arachis hypogaea cultivar Tifrunner chromosome 1, arahy.Tifrunner.gnm2.J5K5, whole genome shotgun sequence genome containing:
- the LOC112804520 gene encoding uncharacterized protein isoform X2; translated protein: MFPPVDINDIREKLSYQFRPLQRSFQFWVRAIDIYTGYKVFQVRVNFERDVQKREALWERQHELAADKVYAMCADLGGFFLKIAQILGKPDLAPAAWVRRLVTLCDQAPATPFQTVKLILENELGQGIDDVFDRFDMEPLGSASIAQVHKARLRGDKSDVVVKVQHPGVQDLMMTDLRNLQAFALYMQKTDIKFDLYSVTKEMEKQIGYEFDFKREAAAMECIRKFLYQNNRRAPVLVPRVIRDMVTRRVLVMEFIDGIPIMNLGDEIAKRGINPRGRAAAAAKQKILQSLTLAYGQMILKSGFFHADPHPGNILICKGSEVGLLDYGQVKDLPEPLRLGYANLVLAIADGDQLRAAKSYRELGIETISNCENEQQELFRLATTMFDTKLPPGVTMLQPFSEESSIKKIGVQSFPEELFSVLRTVHLLRGLSVGLGINYSCAEQWRPIAEEALFQAGRLQDVPTSR
- the LOC112804520 gene encoding uncharacterized protein isoform X1 — encoded protein: MFPPVDINDIREKLSYQFRPLQRSFQFWVRAIDIYTGYKVFQVRVNFERDVQKREALWERQHELAADKVYAMCADLGGFFLKIAQILGKPDLAPAAWVRRLVTLCDQAPATPFQTVKLILENELGQGIDDVFDRFDMEPLGSASIAQVHKARLRGDKSDVVVKVQHPGVQDLMMTDLRNLQAFALYMQKTDIKFDLYSVTKEMEKQIGYEFDFKREAAAMECIRKFLYQNNRRAPVLVPRVIRDMVTRRVLVMEFIDGIPIMNLGDEIAKRGINPRGRAAAAAKQKILQSLTLAYGQMILKSGFFHADPHPGNILICKGSEVGLLDYGQVKDLPEPLRLGYANLVLAIADGDQLRAAKSYRELGIETISNCENEQQELFRLATTMFDTKLPPGVTMLQPFSEESSIKKIGVQSFPEELFSVLRTVHLLRGLSVGLGINYSCAEQWRPIAEEALFQAGRLQGKDVKPRPKQRRSWRRLFSRG